The proteins below come from a single Mugil cephalus isolate CIBA_MC_2020 chromosome 7, CIBA_Mcephalus_1.1, whole genome shotgun sequence genomic window:
- the LOC125010931 gene encoding tripartite motif-containing protein 16-like gives MAQKGVELDRETISCSICLDLLKDPVTIPCGHSYCMNCIKRHFDGEDKKKQTHSCPECKQLFPSRPVLVKSTKLAVLVEQLKKTGLQAAPADQCYAGPEDVACDVCTGRKLKAFKSCLVCLASYCEKHLQPHYDAAPLKKHKLVDPSEKLQENICSRHEEVMKMFCRTDQQSICYLCPVDEHKGHDTVSAAAERTERQREVEVRRQNIQQMIQDKEKDVELLQQELKAIAHSADKTVKDSREMFTEMIHLLQERSLDVEQQVRSQQETEESRVKEVEEKMEQEITELKREDAELKQLSDTEDHNQFLHNYPSLPPPSQSTHSSSINICPRRNFEDVKIAVTELRKKVEDILRETRTNISLTVTEVDVLLPQPEPKTRDEFLKYSREITLDPNTIHKRLVLFERNRKITPGNRQQQSYPDHPDRFTDRLQVLSRESLTGRCYWEVEWRGLVGVAVTYKNIRRAGNESRFGRNDKSWTLYRSNDSSTFWYNNIQTPVSAPPSSRVGVFLDHRAGILSFYSVSETMTLLHRVQTTFTQPLYAGLRIGDCFNGSSAELINISSLKSFSKKTSI, from the coding sequence ATGGCTCAGAAAGGAGTTGAACTGGATCGAGAAACAATCAgctgttccatctgtctggaccTACTGAAGGATCCGGTGActattccctgtggacacagctactgcatgaactgtattaaaagacactttgatggagaggacaagaagaaacaaacccACAGCTGTCCTGAGTGCAAACAACTTTTCCCATCGAGGCCTGTCCTGGTGAAAAGCACCAAGTTAGCAGttttagtggagcagctgaagaagactggacttCAAGCTGCTCCTGCAGATCAgtgctatgctggacctgaagatgtggcctgtgatgtctgcactggaagaaaactgaaagccttcaagtcctgtttagTCTGTCTGGcatcttactgtgagaaacaccttcAGCCTCATTATGATGCAGCtcctttaaagaaacacaagctggtggatccCTCtgagaagctccaggagaacatctgctctcgtcatgaagaggtgatgaagatgttctgtcgtactgatcagcagagtatctgttatctctgccctgtggatgaacataaaggccacgacacagtctcagctgcagcagaaaggactgagaggcagagagaggtggaggtgagacgacaaaacatccagcagatgatccaggacaaagagaaagatgtggagctgcttcaacaggagctgaaggccatcgctcactctgctgataaaacagtgaaggacagtcGGGAGatgttcactgagatgatccatctcctccaggaAAGAAGCCttgatgtggagcagcaggtcagatcccagcaggaaactgaagagagtcgagtcaaagaggttgaggagaagatggagcaggagatcactgagctgaagagggaagacgctgagctgaagcagctctcagacacagaggatcacaaccagtttctacacaactacccctcactgccaccacccagtcaatctacacactcatccagcatcaataTCTGTCCTCGGAGGAACTTTGAAGACGTGAAAATAGCTGTGACAGAGCTCAGAAAGAAAGTGgaggacattctgagagagacaaggacaaacatctcactgacagtgactgaagtggatgttttactgccacaaccagagccaaagaccagagatgaattcttaaAGTATTCAcgtgaaatcacactggatccaaacacaatacacaaacGTCTGGTATTGTTTGAGaggaacagaaaaataacaccaGGGAATCGACAACAGCAGTCTtatcctgatcatccagacagattcactgatcGTCttcaggtcctgagtagagagagtctgactggacgttgttactgggaggtggagtggagaggattagttggtgtagcagtcacatacaagaatatcagaAGAGCAGGGAATGAAAGTAGATTTGGACGTAATGACAAATCTTGGACATTATATCGTTCAAATGACAGCTCTACATTTTGgtacaacaacatccaaactcccgtctctgctcctccttcctccagagtaggagtgttcctggatcacagagcaggtattctgtccttctacagcgtctctgaaaccatgactctcctccacagagtccagaccacattcactcagccgctCTATGCTGGACTCAGGATTGGTGATTGCTTTAATGGATCAAGTGCTGAGTTGATTAACATCTCATCACTCAagtctttttccaaaaaaacgtctatttag
- the LOC125010935 gene encoding tripartite motif-containing protein 16-like, with product MAQKVIELDRETFSCSICLDLLKDPVTIPCGHSYCMNCIKRHFDEVEKKKIFSCPTCRQLFPLRPVLVKSTMLAVLVEQLKKTGLQAAPADHCYAGPEDVACDVCSGRKLKAFKSCSFCLASYCKKHLQPHYDAAPLKKHKLMDPSKKLQENICSRHDEVMKMFCRTDQQSICYLCSVDEHKGHDTVSAAAERTETQREVEVRRQNIQQMIQDKEKDVKLLQQELKAIAHSADKTVKDSQEMFTEMIRLLQERSSDVEQQVRSQQETEESQVKEVQEKLQQEITELKREDAELKQLSDIEDHNQFQHNYPSLSPLNQSTHSSSINIRPLRIFKDVKAAVTELRAILQDILRETRTDISLTVTEVDVLLSQPEPKTRDEFLKYSCQITLDPNTAHRNLVLTEGNRKVTLVKQQSYPDHPDRFTDCPQVLSRESLTGRCYWEVEWRGRGVGVAVTYKDISRVGNGSRFGRNDKSWALDCCKVKYKCVSNKIQTPISGRPSSRVGVYLDHGAGILSFYSVSETMTLLHRVQTTFTQPLHAGLRISDWFNDIYFIGSSAELIKVK from the coding sequence atggCTCAGAAAGTAATTGAACTGGATCGAGAAACCttttcttgttccatctgtctggatctactTAAGGATCCAGTGActattccctgtggacacagctactgcatgaactgtattaaaagacactttgatgaagttgaaaagaagaaaatcttcAGCTGTCCTACATGCAGACAACTCTTCCCATTGAGGCCTGTCCTGGTGAAAAGCACCATGTTAGCAGttttagtggagcagctgaagaagactggactccaagctgctcctgctgatcactgctatgctggacctgaagatgtggcctgtgatgtctgctctggaagaaaactgaaagccttcaagtcctgttcATTTTGTCTGGCATCTTACTGTAAGAAACACCTTCAGCCTCATTATGATGCAGCtcctttaaagaaacacaagctgatggatccctccaagaagctccaggagaacatctgctctcgtcatgatgaggtgatgaagatgttctgtcgtactgatcagcagagtatctgttatctctgctctgtggatgaacataaaggccacgacacagtctcagctgcagcagaaagaactgagacgcagagagaggtggaggtgagacgacaaaacatccagcagatgatccaggacaaagagaaagatgtgaagctgcttcaacaggagctgaaggccatcgctcactctgctgataaaacagtgaaggacagtcaGGAGatgttcactgagatgatccgtctcctccaggaaagaagctctgatgtggagcagcaggtcagatcccagcaggaaactgaagagagtcaAGTCAAAGAGGttcaggagaagctgcagcaggagatcactgagctgaagagggaagatgctgagctgaagcagctctcagacatagaggatcacaaccagtttcaacacaactacccctcactgTCACCACTCAATCaatctacacactcatccagcatcaataTCCGTCCTCTGAGGATCTTTAAAgatgtgaaagcagctgtgacagagctcAGAGCAATATtacaggacattctgagagagacaaggacagacatctcactgacagtgactgaagtggatgttttactgtcacaaccagagccaaagaccagagatgaattcttgAAATATTCATGTCAAATCACAttggatccaaacacagcacacagaaATCTGGTACTGactgagggaaacagaaaagtaacattaGTGAAACAACAGTCTtatcctgatcatccagacagattcactgattgtcctcaggtcctgagtagagagagtctgactggacgttgttactgggaggtggagtggagaggacGAGGAGTTGGTGTAGCAGTCACATACAAGGATATCAGCAGAGTAGGCAATGGAAGTAGATTTGGACGCAATGACAAATCCTGGGCACTGGATTGTTGCAAAgtcaaatataaatgtgtgaGCAACAAGATCCAAACTCCCATCTCAGGTCGTCcttcctccagagtaggagtgtacctggatcacgGAGCAGGTATTCTATCcttctacagcgtctctgaaaccatgactctcctccacagagtccagaccacattcactcagccgctCCATGCTGGACTTAGGATTAGTGATTGGTTTAATGATATATACTTTATTGGTTCAAGTGCTGAGTTGATTAAAGTGAAGTAG
- the LOC125011000 gene encoding tripartite motif-containing protein 16-like yields the protein MAQKGVELDRETFSCSVCLDLLKDPVTIPCGHSYCMNCIKSHLDGEDKKKTHSCPECRQLFPSRPVLVKSTMLAVLVEQLKKTGLQAAPADHCYAGPEDVTCDFCTGRKLKAFKSCLVCLASYCEKHLEPHYDVAALKKHKLVDPSKKLQENICSRHDEVMKMFCRTDQQSICYLCPVDEHKGHNTVSAAAERTERQREVEVRRQNIQQMMLDKEKDVKLFQQELKAIAHSADKTVKDSQEMFTEMIRLLQERSSDVEQQVRSQQETEESRVKEVQEKLEQEITELKREDAELKQLSDIEDHNQFLHNYPSLSPLSQSTHSSSIHIRPLRYFEDVKAAVTELRKKLEDILRKTRTNISLTVTEVDVLLPPAEPKTRDEFLRYSCEITLDPNTAKRDLVLSEGNSKITLVNQPQSYPDHPDRFTDCLQVLSRESLTRRCYWEVEWSGGVGVAVTYKNINRAGNESGFGRNDKSWTLYRSNDSSKFWYNNIQTSVSGRPSSRVGVYLDHRAGILSFYSVSETMTLLHRVQTTFTQPLYAGLRIGGWFVGSSAELIKVK from the coding sequence ATGGCACAGAAAGGAGTTGAACTGGATCGAGAAACCTTTTCTTGTTCCGTCTGTCTGGATTTACTGAAGGATCCGGTGActattccctgtggacacagctactgcatgaactgtattaaaagccacTTGGATggagaggacaagaagaaaaccCACAGCTGTCCTGAGTGCAGACAACTCTTCCCATCGAGGCCTGTCCTGGTGAAAAGCACCATGTTAGCAGttttagtggagcagctgaagaagactggactccaagctgctcctgctgatcactgctatgctggacctgaagatgtgacCTGTGATTtctgcactggaagaaaactgaaagccttcaagtcctgtttagTCTGTCTGGcatcttactgtgagaaacaccttgAACCTCATTATGATGTAGCTgctttaaagaaacacaagctggtggatccctccaagaagctccaggagaacatctgctctcgtcatgatgaggtgatgaagatgttctgtcgtactgatcagcagagtatctgttatctctgccctgtggatgaacataaaggccacaacacagtctcagctgcagcagaaaggactgagaggcagagagaggtggaggtgagacgacaaaacatccagcagatgatgctggacaaagagaaagatgtgaagctgtttcaacaggagctgaaggccatcgctcactctgctgataaaacagtgaaggacagtcaGGAGatgttcactgagatgatccgtctcctccaggaaagaagctctgatgtggagcagcaggtcagatcccagcaggaaactgaagagagtcgagtcaaagaggttcaggagaagctggagcaggagatcactgagctgaagagggaagacgctgagctgaagcagctctcagACATAGAGGATCAtaaccagtttctacacaactacccctcactgtcaccactcagtcaatctacacactcatccagcattCATATCCGTCCTCTGAGGTACTTTGAGGACgtcaaagcagctgtgacagagctcAGAAAGAAACTAGAGGACATTCTGAGAAAGACGAGGACAAACATCtcactgacagtgactgaagtggatgttttactgcccCCAgcagagccaaagaccagagatgaattcttaaggtattcatgtgaaatcacactggatccaaacacagcaaaaagaGATCTGGTACTGTCTGAGGGGAACAGTAAAATAACACTAGTGAATCAACCTCAGTCTtatcctgatcatccagacagattcactgattgtcttcaggtcctgagtagagagagtctgactcgacgttgttactgggaggtggagtggagtggaggagTTGGTGTAGCAGTCACATACAAGAATATCAACAGAGCAGGGAATGAAAGTGGTTTTGGACGTAATGACAAATCTTGGACATTATACCGTTCAAATGACAGTTCTAAATTTTGgtacaacaacatccaaactTCTGTCTCAGGTCGTCCTTCCTCCcgagtaggagtgtacctggatcacagagcaggtattctgtccttctacagcgtctctgaaaccatgactctccttcacagagtccagaccacattcactcagccgctCTATGCTGGACTCAGGATTGGTGGTTGGTTTGTTGGATCCAGTGCTGAGTTGATTAAAGTGAAGTAG